In the Pecten maximus chromosome 5, xPecMax1.1, whole genome shotgun sequence genome, TATAGTGTGGTTCAactaattcatttaaataatttgggGCAGTGCCTGTAAGAATTTTATAAAGAAGAATAAGTCTATGTTTTTTCCTCCTTGCAGCAAGAGTGTCCCAACCaagttcattatataatttataatgtgAGGTTCCTCTACGCAGTCCGGTAATGGTTCGAGCCGCTTCTAATCTAAATTTCCATATGACAGCACTTAAGGGGAAAACTGTGTTAAGGAACTCAGTGctgcattgtttttttttaattttaagatgagtaatgttgatgaaactggggcctGGATATacttagatattatatatttctctGGTGTTTCAGGAGCTTATCAGACTTACCTAAGGTTAGATTTACttagatattatatttttctCTGATGTTTCAGGAGCTTATCAGACTTTCCTAAGGTAGATTTGTACAGTTAAACAATTAAAGGGGAAGGGGAATATAACTTTTCAGATCGTACTTTGATAGATTTGCGAAGATTCGCGATTCTTTGTTTTCAGTGATGATATTAGACCACAAATAACCGAATCCAGGTGAGTATTTGACATGATTTATTCTGCAGTCATCCAAGATAACCTTCCCTGTATGATGTGATCAGCCAATAGTAGCAAATGGTTCCTGACATTGGAAATTACAGCAGTACTCCTCTCGGGACCGAATACACATTCCATTGTGAATACAAAACCGTTTGGATCCGAACGGCGACACTCGGCACCCAGCTACAACAGAAAGTGTAGTAACATTAGGAAACGAACAATGTGGGCCTCCATCAAGCTAAAATCAAAACAGATGGAGTTACAGATATAACGTTAGGTATAAACTTACTGGGCCGTTGACACGTCCGTCCGCATCCTCCAGGACAACACCGCATACCTATAAATAGCCAGAGTATAACCATAGAATACACATCTCACAGAATTTCTTTGATTATGAGGACGCACGTGGTAATAATTCAGTATTTGTTacattcacaaaaacaaaaatcatcgTCTACATGCTATGATTTCCCTCCTCGATATGCTGTTACTGTAGACActttaattaatcaatttatttgtcatcattaattatcagaTCCTGTTGATTTACCAATGAACATATTTATGTATCGGTAGTTTCCAATATTAATAAAGTTCATTCCTGGAAATGTTGGTGATATTGTAACTTTCGGTACTTTTTTAAGGATAGTTATAATAATGTGAAGGAATAACAGTATACTTGGTGAACAACTTGGTTAAATATCGGGTAACGAGGAGTACGTACCCCAGGGACAGTTGTAGTCTGTAAAACAGTTGTTTTCTGTCACCACACAAGCCGTCATGACACCGGTATTGTCTGGACACGAATCCCAAGGAAACTGGGCCTGGAAATCAAATAGCATTACAGCTGTGGCTTTTGTATTGTTATTACATcacaataacatatttacaaataaaaggGTGTGGTTTTGATGGATTGTGAATATCTTATATTATTAGTGAGACAAATAAATCCTTCTTTTTAAGTGCGCCTACATCGACACAAACAAATTCTTCTTTTTTAGAGCGCCTACATCGAGACAAACAAATACTTCTTTTTAAGTGCGCCTACATCGAGACAAAAAATCCTTCAATTAAATCCTTCTTTTAAAGTGCGCCGATATCGACACAAACAAATTCTTCTTTTTAAGTGCGCCTATATTTTTAAGTGCGCCTACATCGAGACAAACAAATCCTTTTTAAGAGCGCCTATATTTTAAGTGCGCCTACATCGAGACAAACAAATCCTTCTTTTTAAGTGCGCCTATATTTTTAAGTGCGCCTACATCGAGACAAACAAATCCTTCTTTTTAAGAGCGCCTATATTTTAAGTGCGCCTACATCGAGACAAACAAATCCTTCTTTTTAAGAGCGCCTACATCGAGACAAATAAATCCTTTTTAAGAGCGCCTCCATTTTAAGTGCGCCTACATCGAGACAAACAAATCCTTCTTTTTAAGTGCGCCTACATTTTTAAGTTCGCCTACATCGAGACAAAAAATCCTTAAAATAAATCCTTCTTTTTAAGTGCGCCTACATCGACACAAACAAATCCTTCTTTTTAAGAGCGCCTACATTTTAAGTGCGCCTACATCGAGACAAATAAATCCTTTTTAAGTGCGCCTACATTTTTAAGTGCGCCTACATCGAGacaaacaaatcatttttaAGAGCGCCTACATTTTAAGTGCGCCTACATCGAGACAAATAAATCCTTTTTAAGTGGCCTACATCGAGACAACCAAATCCTTTTTACGTGGCCTACATCGAGACAAATAAatccttattttttttaagtgcGCCTACATTCGTATTGGTCTCAACTCTGACGTCAGAATTGTTTAATCGTGAAGATTCATTATATGTCACGTGtatgttatacatatttatatgttatgttataACTCTTCAATACGTATACAACAGAAATATAGCCCACTTTACCATTGTACTGAGTATATGGTAATCAACACTTACACCTACCTCTTTAATTGGTTGCtttgtttttgctttgttttgttgGAGTTTGTTTTAGAATGGTTTACCTGTATAGAAGTGATGGAACATCCCGCTATCAGAAACACAATCAACATGACGACTTTCCACATTCTTCTCTCTATTTCATACGTATTTAAATCCTGTATCTTCAGTCCTTTGTACTTGAATTCAGTATCCTCCTTATTTTCTCGGTACTTTCCTTGGTATCTATAATTCAGTATCCTCCGTAGTCCGTATTTTCTCCGTATTTTTCCTTGGTATCTATAATCCAGTGTCCTTAttttctcagtatttttccttGGTACTTTTAATCCAGTATCCTCTATACTTTTCTACTGCCTTTCGTTACCTGTGCTGGGCACTATCAGTGATACAAGTGATGCTGTTCAGATTAGTCATACAATTATAAACATTTCCATGTATGTTGTTACAATCCCTATTTCTTTAATCGTTAATGAGAAACAGGAAACATGGAAACCATCATGTTAAACTTTCTGTCATCACATAAAGCCACACGGAGGTGTCTCGGTCACACCATGGGGAGCGGACAGGGACATCTCATTAACAAAATCACGGGCATTAAAACTGTCATCTCTATGATTCTGTACAGACCAGATACACCACCATACCCTCCTCATGTCTAATTCCATTGTCTTGGACAACAATGGCTTAGTGAGTTACGTGTGTAGGTGATGTATTTATCGTTGTTGAATTTCTCCCCTATGTTAACACCTTAGTCACCCTCATCCCGGAAATGGCACCGCGTGTCTTATAACCACATACATGTGTCCGTTAATGTTTAATGTCATGTACTGTAAAACATGTATCCTACTCCTCGGTAATGTGGTGTACGCGTACTAGACCGAATTCTATCGGGAATTACATCAGTGATTAGTTTTGTGATGTTTGACGTAGCATTTTGTTGTATTACATGAGTTTTTGTTCctgttatttgtttttgtacGTGATTAGACGTTCCTGCTACAGCCATGGTCACATTAGGActggttgtcaaggagacaaccaCAATCGTGGTCACATTAGGACTAgttgtcaaagagacaccaacagttagggtcacatgaggacgtgTTGTCAAGGAGATACTAACAGCCATGGTCACATGAATACTGgttgtcaaggaaacaccaacagttAGGGTTACATGAGGACGTGTTGTCAAGGAGGCATCaactgtcaaggtcacatgaggacgTGTTGTCAAGGAgatactaacagccagggtcacataAGGACATtttgtcaaggagacaccgacagtccaggtcacatgaggacggattgtcaaagagacaccaacagctggGGTCACATGAGGGCTGTTGTCAAGGAGACtccaacagtcaaggtcacattaGGACGGATTGACAAGGAAACACatcaacaaccaaggtcatatggggacggttTCTCGGGGTGATACCAACATCGAGGGTCACATGATGACAGAAGAAGGAAATAAAGCACCGAAAGAAAGAGTAGACAGCAGAGAAATGATAAAGATCTTAAGTGTGACAATAAGGACAGAATAACAGCTATATGCCTCCTAAGCGGAGCAAAATCCACACCGATTTCTCAGGAAGGGCTCCTTTAAGGCGCCACTAACGGTCAACATGCAGTAGGATACCGCGGGCGTCATTCTAGGACTCCCCAAAGCTCCCTGGGTAGATGAGTAGCATCGTAGAGACATAGTAAGTCGGACATTTGTACATAGAGAACGACATGCAGTGAGATACAGCAAATGTGTTTAGCATGTCCATTAGCCATAATCTCTTAGGATACAGCCATTAGCCATAATATCTTTAGGATACAGCCATTAGTCATAATCTCTTTAGGATACAGCCATTAGTCATAATCTCTTTAGGATATAGCCATTAGTCGTAATCTCTTTAGGATACAGCCATTAGCCATAATCTCTTTAGGATATAGCCATTAGTCATAATTTCTTTAGGATACAGACATTAGCCATGATCTCTTTAGGATACAGCCATTAGCCACAATATATTTAGGATACAGCCATTAGCCATAACCTCTTTAGGATACACCCATTAGCCATAATCTCTATATGATACAGCCATTAGCCATAATCTCTTTAGGATACAGCCATTAGCCATAATCTCTTTAGGATACAGCCATTAGCCACAATATCTTAGGATACAGCCATTAGCCATAATCTCTTTAGGATACAGCCATTAGCCATAATCTCTTAGGATACAGCCATTAGTCATAACCTCTTTAGGATACAGCCGTTAGCCATAATCTCTTTAGGATACAGCCATTAGCCATAATCTCTTAAGGATACAGCCATTAGCCATAATATCTTAGGATACAGCCATTAGTCACAACCTCTTTAGGATACAGCCATTAGCCATAATCTCTTAGGATACAGCCATTAGGCATAGTCTCTTTAGGATACAGCCATTAGCCATAATCTCTTTATGGTACAGCCATTAGCGATAATCTCTTTAGGATACAGCCATTAGCCACAATATCTTAGGATACAGCCATTAGCCATAATATCTTTAGGATACAGCCATTAGCCATAATCTCTTTAGGATACAGCCATTAGCCATAATCTCTTTAGGATACAGCCATTAGCCATAATCTCTTTAGGATACAGCCATTAGTCATAATCTCTTTAGGATATAGCCATTAGCCATAATCTCTTAGGATACAGACATTAGCCATAAAATCTTTAGGATACAGCCATCAGTCATAATCTCTTTAGGATTCAGCCATTAGTCATAATCTCTTTAGGATACAGCCATTAGTTATAATCTCTTTAGGATACAGCCATTAGCCATAATCTCTTTAGGATACAACCATTAGCTATAACCTCTTAGGATACAGACATTAGTCATAATCTCTTTAGGATACAGCCATTAGCCATAATCTCTTTGGGATACAGCCATTAGTCATAATCTCTTTAGGATATAGCCATTAGCCATAATCTCTTAGGATACAGACATTAGCCATAATATCTTTAGGATACAGACATTAGCCATAATATCTTTAGGATACAGCCATTAGTCATAATCTCTTTAGGATACAGACATTAGCCATAATCTCTTTAGGATACAGCCATTAGTCATAATCTCTTTAGGATACAGCCATTAGTCATAATCTCTTTAGGATACAGACATTAGCCATAATCTCTTTAGGATACAGTCATTAGCCATAACCTCTTTAGGATACAGCCATTAGCCATAATATATTTAGGATACAGACATTAGCCATAACCTCTTTAGGATACAGCCATTAGCCATAATCTCTTTAGGATATAGCCATTAGCCATAATATCTTTAGGATACAGCCATTAGTCATAATCTCTTTAGGATACAGCCATTACTCATAATCTCTTTAGGATACAGCCATTAGCCATAATCTCTTTAGGATACAGCCATTAGCCATAATCTCTTTAGGATACAGCCATTAGCCATAATCTCTTTAGGATACAGCCATTAGTCATAATCTCTTTAGGATACAGCCATTAGTCATAATCTCTTTAGGATACAGCCATTAGTCATAATCTCTTTAGGATATAGCCATTAGTCATAATCTCTTTAGGATATAGCCATTAGTCATAATCTCTTTAGGATACAGCCATTAGTCATAATCTCTTTAGGATACAGCCATTAGTCATAATATCTTTAGGATATAGCCATTAGTCATAATCTCTTTAGGATATAGCCATTAGTCATAATCTCTTTAGGATACAGCCATTAGCCATAATCTCTTTAGGATACAGCCATTAGCCATAATCTCTTTAGGATACAGCCATTAGTCATAATATCTTTAGGATACAGCCGTTAGCCATAATCTCTTTAGGATACAGCCATTAGCCATAATATCTTTAGGATACAGCCATTAGTCATAACCTCTTTAGGATACAGCCGTTAGCCATAATCTCTTTAGGATACAGCCATTAGCCATAATCTCTTTAGGATACAGCCATTAGCCATAATCTCTTAGGATACAGCCATTAGCCATAATCTCTTTAGGATACAGCCATTAGCCATAATCTCTTTATGGTACAGCCATTAGCGATAATCTCTTTAGGATACAGCCATTAGCCGTAATCTTTAGGATAAGCCATTAGCCATAATCTCTTTAGGATACAGCCATTAGCCATAATCTCTTTAGGATACAGCCATTAGCCATAATCTCTTTAGGATACAGCCATTAGCCATAATATCTTTAGGATACAGCCATTAGTCATAATATCTTTAGGATACAGCCATTAGCCATAATCTCTATAGGATACAGCCATTAGCCATAACCTCTTTAGGATACAACCATTAGCCATAATCTCTTTAGGATACAACCATTAGCCATAATCTCTTTAGGATACAGCCATTAGCCATAATCTCTTAGGATACAGCCATTAGCCATTATATCTTTAGGATACAGCCATTAGCCATAATCTCTTTAGGATACAGCCATTAGCCATAATATATTTAGGATATAGCCATTAGTCATAATCTCTTTAGGATACAGCCATTAGCCGTAATCTCTTTAGGATACAGCCATTAGCCATAATATATTTAGGATACAGACATTAGCCATAATATCTTTAGGATACAGCAGGCTAGCACTCCAGCTGAAATTTCCAATTATTTGATATGCCCTATCTCTGATTCTGTTATATGTACGGCCCTGTCGCTACATTACGTTATTCTGTTATATGTACGGCCCTGTCGCTACATTACGTTATTCTTTTAATGGTCATGAATGTTAGTGTTTTATGTTTATAATCCTGTTATTAAATAGTGGTATAAAGTTCATTATCATTAGAATCTGATTTCGCATTATACCGCGAAACAGTTTACTACTAATTAAGGGTCATCTAAATAGCAAAGACAGTGACTAACCACTTCTATGGtcaatttaacagaagtaacgTTATCAAAATTTTTTTAGTATATATCATGGCTAACCTTGGTCCTTGTTGTTTAAATGTGATGTGTTaagttgtttgtaaattttaacaaaacatgcgaaaaaaaaaagtttcatggGAACACAATTAGCTCATTTCTATCACATATGCTGCGTAAAATAACCATGTCGGTTTGTAAAATAGCCATGTCGGTTTGTAAAATAACCATGCCGGTTTGTAAAATAACCATGCCGGTTTGTAAAATAACCAGGCCGGTTT is a window encoding:
- the LOC117328285 gene encoding perlwapin-like protein, translating into MWKVVMLIVFLIAGCSITSIQAQFPWDSCPDNTGVMTACVVTENNCFTDYNCPWGMRCCPGGCGRTCQRPTGCRVSPFGSKRFCIHNGMCIRSREEYCCNFQCQEPFATIG